One Phocaeicola dorei genomic region harbors:
- a CDS encoding tetratricopeptide repeat protein has product MKSGRIHILLLFLLLCISCRYEQQSYPPLMERAVQLMETHPDSALACLDSLSISTTEWPEELHIYYLLLTVKAKDKLYIPVTSDTLINRIISFYEDKQDDPHLMEAYYYKGSAYRDMKDAPRAVDAFLRAAEIGKRCFNDTLNGRIYGQLASLFAFQRLYHESMEATQQAYKYNLACHNYKGMAFGLRDMARIYDTNNQKDSAEIYYRKAYTLMKEKVSLVKACSIGDEMAGFYYNQGKTDSAEIIAKQVQVHHPSSLSYLVLGEVYYQRQMFDSASIYLQKVISGNNLYHQRTAYRLLHLITREKKQYPEAHQYASLCINAFDSLFQITKTEEVNKIHSLYNYNLSEQENQRLQSKTERQKLLLFQLLFVASLLIGIVIYLLHRLRERRRKYTIREQQLQQIFAEQEAQSSRRILENEQQITLLNEQLQSAKLENDTFKHSLLEAQAKRLGATNEQIRAIRNEQEMRLLAFRHSDIYLHFHHATQSSEITERDWKHLSEAINSTFPNFLRQLYALYPQLSEHELHICYLIKIELKRSIIAELLNRSVSAITNSLSRLYQKIYSEKGTAQQMEGIIQEL; this is encoded by the coding sequence ATGAAAAGTGGGAGGATACATATACTGCTGCTGTTTCTATTGCTCTGCATCTCTTGCCGCTATGAACAGCAAAGTTACCCGCCACTGATGGAGCGGGCAGTTCAATTAATGGAAACGCACCCGGACAGCGCGCTAGCCTGTTTGGATTCTCTCAGTATATCCACCACCGAATGGCCTGAAGAGCTTCATATATATTACTTATTGCTCACTGTCAAAGCCAAAGACAAGCTCTATATTCCGGTTACTTCCGATACTTTGATTAACCGTATAATTAGTTTTTATGAAGACAAACAGGATGACCCACACCTGATGGAAGCTTATTATTATAAAGGTAGCGCCTATCGGGATATGAAAGATGCGCCACGAGCCGTTGATGCTTTCTTGCGTGCAGCCGAAATTGGGAAAAGATGTTTTAATGATACGCTGAATGGACGCATATACGGGCAGCTTGCCAGCCTTTTTGCCTTTCAAAGATTGTATCATGAAAGTATGGAAGCTACTCAACAAGCTTATAAATATAATTTAGCTTGCCATAATTATAAAGGCATGGCTTTCGGTCTGAGGGACATGGCACGCATATACGATACAAACAACCAAAAAGACAGTGCGGAAATCTATTACCGGAAAGCATACACATTGATGAAAGAAAAAGTTTCTCTGGTTAAAGCTTGCAGCATCGGCGATGAAATGGCCGGTTTTTATTACAACCAAGGGAAAACAGACTCTGCTGAAATTATAGCAAAGCAAGTACAAGTCCACCACCCCAGTTCACTTAGTTATTTAGTACTCGGCGAAGTGTATTATCAAAGGCAAATGTTCGATTCCGCATCAATTTATCTTCAAAAGGTAATTTCTGGAAACAACCTTTATCACCAACGTACTGCATATCGTCTGTTACATCTGATTACAAGGGAAAAAAAGCAATATCCGGAAGCCCATCAATACGCCTCTCTTTGCATCAATGCATTCGATTCTCTTTTTCAGATCACAAAAACCGAAGAGGTAAATAAAATCCATTCCTTATATAATTATAATCTATCTGAACAAGAAAATCAGCGGCTGCAATCGAAGACAGAACGACAGAAACTTTTACTGTTCCAGTTATTGTTTGTAGCAAGTCTCCTGATTGGTATTGTAATTTACCTGCTTCACCGTTTACGCGAACGCCGCCGCAAATATACAATCAGAGAACAACAACTACAACAGATTTTTGCAGAACAGGAAGCCCAAAGCAGCCGGCGCATTCTAGAAAACGAGCAACAGATAACCCTACTGAATGAACAACTTCAATCGGCCAAGTTGGAAAATGACACATTCAAACATTCCCTGCTGGAAGCTCAAGCAAAAAGACTGGGAGCAACCAACGAACAAATACGTGCCATCCGGAACGAACAGGAAATGCGTTTACTCGCCTTCCGACATTCGGACATCTATCTTCATTTCCACCATGCCACCCAAAGTTCCGAAATAACGGAAAGGGATTGGAAACATTTAAGTGAAGCTATAAATAGCACTTTTCCTAACTTTCTGCGACAGCTGTATGCACTCTATCCTCAATTATCCGAACACGAACTACATATCTGCTATTTAATTAAGATCGAACTCAAGAGAAGCATTATCGCAGAATTACTCAACCGTTCTGTCTCTGCCATTACAAATTCTCTTTCCCGCCTCTACCAAAAAATCTATAGCGAGAAGGGAACGGCACAACAAATGGAAGGAATTATCCAAGAATTGTAA
- a CDS encoding Rpn family recombination-promoting nuclease/putative transposase, with translation MEQKDKYIRFDWAIKRLLRNKANFGVLEGFLTVLLGEKIQIMEILESEGNQQREDDKFNRVDIKARNSKDEIILVEVQNTRELYYLERILYGVAKAITEHIDLGGIYANVKKVYSISILYFDIGQGNDYLYHGQNTFLGVHTGDCLKVTTKEQGAIIRKLPAEIFPEYFLIRVNEFNKVAVTPLEEWIEYLKTGTIRPDTTTPGLEEARQKLIYYNMNKADKLAYDRHLDALMIQNDVLSTAKLEGLEEGRVEGREEGIMVGRQEEKIATARNLKSLNIPIAVIVQATGLSIDEIDRL, from the coding sequence ATGGAACAGAAAGATAAATACATACGGTTTGATTGGGCAATCAAGCGTCTTTTACGCAACAAAGCCAATTTTGGTGTCCTGGAAGGTTTTCTTACCGTACTTTTGGGTGAGAAGATTCAAATCATGGAAATCCTTGAGAGCGAAGGTAACCAGCAACGGGAGGATGATAAGTTCAACCGGGTAGATATTAAAGCCCGTAATAGCAAGGATGAAATAATACTAGTGGAAGTGCAGAATACGCGGGAGTTATATTATCTTGAACGAATACTTTATGGAGTAGCAAAAGCAATAACCGAACATATAGATTTAGGTGGAATTTATGCAAATGTCAAGAAAGTGTATTCTATCAGTATTCTTTATTTTGATATTGGCCAAGGAAATGATTACCTCTACCATGGTCAGAATACATTCCTCGGTGTCCATACTGGTGACTGTTTGAAAGTAACCACTAAAGAACAAGGGGCTATTATCCGGAAATTGCCTGCCGAAATATTTCCTGAATATTTTCTTATTCGTGTGAATGAGTTTAATAAAGTGGCGGTTACTCCTTTGGAAGAATGGATAGAATATCTTAAGACTGGAACTATCCGTCCGGATACAACGACTCCCGGATTGGAGGAGGCGAGACAGAAACTTATTTATTATAATATGAATAAGGCTGATAAACTGGCTTATGATCGGCATCTGGATGCATTGATGATACAAAATGATGTATTGAGTACCGCTAAATTAGAAGGATTAGAGGAAGGTCGTGTAGAAGGACGTGAGGAAGGTATCATGGTAGGTCGCCAAGAAGAAAAAATAGCTACAGCCCGTAACTTGAAATCTTTGAATATTCCTATTGCTGTTATTGTTCAAGCTACAGGCTTGTCTATAGATGAAATAGATAGACTTTAA
- a CDS encoding DUF4421 domain-containing protein gives MDIRKLCLLCLSFLSAFNVYAQAEKKDSTVQDNKGVLITLTDGIATTVRHTGRKIRKVGKEFNAIDTTYISPNLYNLAFMLESSSWYEYYRLGSKGNNGEQSLGFSPNASFKLGVYFGWRWIFLGYSFDVKDIFGGHKNKAKKTEMALNLYSSKFGVDLYYRKTGSDFKIRSSSGFDLNTPIKNLNFNGLQSKIKGLNAYWIFNYKKFSYPAAYSQSTNQRKSAGSLMAGFSYSQHNISFDYEKLPGEVRVQLHDALLFKKVKYSDYSINVGYGYNWVFAKNWVSNLSLLPAIAYKKSKIDDTPNTDNHWIKDINFDLITRAAVVYNTNKYFIGASLVMHTYDYRKKDFSLTNTFGTVRIYAGFNFWKKKEFRDK, from the coding sequence ATGGACATCCGTAAATTATGCCTGCTCTGTCTGTCTTTTCTTTCTGCCTTTAATGTATATGCACAAGCGGAAAAGAAAGACTCGACAGTACAGGACAACAAGGGTGTTCTCATTACATTGACTGACGGAATAGCAACGACTGTCCGCCATACCGGAAGAAAAATAAGGAAAGTAGGAAAAGAATTCAATGCGATTGACACTACCTATATCTCGCCCAACCTTTACAATCTGGCTTTCATGCTGGAATCCAGCAGTTGGTACGAATACTATCGGTTAGGTAGTAAAGGAAACAACGGCGAACAAAGTTTGGGATTCTCCCCCAATGCCAGTTTCAAGCTGGGAGTCTATTTCGGATGGCGCTGGATATTTCTAGGATATTCTTTCGATGTAAAAGATATTTTCGGCGGACATAAAAACAAGGCAAAGAAAACCGAAATGGCACTGAATCTTTATAGTTCCAAATTTGGTGTGGATTTATATTACAGAAAGACAGGAAGCGATTTCAAGATACGTTCTTCCAGCGGTTTTGATCTGAATACTCCCATTAAAAATTTGAATTTCAACGGATTGCAAAGTAAAATCAAAGGACTGAACGCCTATTGGATTTTCAATTATAAAAAATTCTCTTATCCGGCAGCCTATAGCCAGTCCACCAACCAGCGTAAAAGCGCGGGTTCCCTGATGGCGGGCTTTTCTTATTCCCAGCACAACATATCTTTTGATTACGAAAAGCTTCCCGGTGAAGTGAGAGTCCAACTACATGATGCTTTACTTTTCAAGAAAGTGAAATATTCTGATTACAGCATCAACGTGGGTTATGGCTATAACTGGGTATTTGCAAAAAACTGGGTTTCCAATCTTTCACTCTTACCGGCCATTGCCTATAAAAAATCAAAAATAGACGATACACCTAATACTGACAATCATTGGATAAAGGATATCAATTTTGACCTGATAACACGTGCTGCCGTGGTCTATAACACCAACAAATATTTTATAGGAGCTTCGTTGGTGATGCATACATACGACTATCGAAAAAAGGACTTCTCCCTCACTAATACTTTCGGAACTGTCCGTATATATGCAGGATTCAACTTTTGGAAAAAGAAAGAGTTCCGTGATAAATAG
- a CDS encoding Gfo/Idh/MocA family protein encodes MVKLDKVKWGFIGCGEVTEKKSGPAFALIEGSEVVAVMSRDKEKAQSYAKRHNIPRWYSDPQQLIGDEDVNAIYIATPPSSHATFAIMAMKAGKPVYIEKPMAASYEDCARINRISQETGIPCFVAYYRRYLPYFQKVRQMVEDGEIGNVINIQIRFAQPPRDLDYNSTNLPWRVQPDIAGGGYFYDLAPHQLDLLQDMFGCILEAQGYKSNRGGLYPAEDTISACFKFDSGLPGSGSWCFVAHESAKEDRIEIIGDKGMICFSVFTYDPIALHTERGREEFLPENPPHVQLPLIKAVVEHLQGKAVCTCDGISATPTNWVMDRILNKL; translated from the coding sequence ATGGTTAAATTAGACAAAGTAAAATGGGGCTTCATCGGTTGCGGAGAAGTGACCGAGAAGAAAAGCGGACCAGCCTTTGCCCTGATCGAAGGTTCAGAGGTAGTGGCTGTAATGAGCCGTGACAAAGAAAAAGCTCAATCATACGCCAAAAGACACAACATTCCCCGCTGGTACTCCGATCCGCAGCAGTTAATAGGAGATGAAGATGTCAATGCTATTTATATAGCCACTCCCCCTTCCTCTCATGCCACTTTCGCCATTATGGCTATGAAGGCAGGAAAGCCCGTGTATATTGAAAAACCAATGGCAGCCAGCTATGAGGACTGCGCACGCATCAACCGCATATCACAAGAGACTGGTATCCCTTGTTTCGTCGCTTACTACAGACGTTATCTTCCCTATTTCCAAAAAGTACGCCAAATGGTAGAGGATGGTGAAATAGGTAATGTCATCAATATACAGATACGTTTCGCCCAGCCTCCCCGTGATTTGGATTACAACAGCACCAACCTGCCCTGGCGTGTACAACCTGATATTGCCGGCGGCGGTTATTTCTATGATCTGGCTCCTCACCAGCTGGATTTATTACAAGATATGTTCGGCTGCATTCTCGAAGCCCAAGGATACAAGAGCAACCGTGGCGGGTTATATCCGGCAGAAGATACGATAAGTGCCTGCTTCAAATTTGATTCCGGTCTGCCGGGATCAGGATCATGGTGTTTTGTCGCCCATGAATCGGCCAAGGAAGACCGTATAGAAATCATCGGAGACAAGGGGATGATCTGTTTTTCCGTTTTCACTTACGATCCCATCGCCCTGCATACTGAAAGAGGACGCGAGGAATTTCTTCCCGAAAATCCCCCTCATGTACAACTTCCGCTCATAAAAGCCGTAGTAGAACACCTGCAGGGAAAAGCTGTCTGTACCTGCGACGGCATCAGTGCGACACCCACCAACTGGGTAATGGACCGTATACTTAATAAACTCTGA
- a CDS encoding transporter substrate-binding domain-containing protein, whose amino-acid sequence MKKYLKYVLMGILAATLSSIFFKKKTEAETSLPRDYAEIAASGILRAVTEYNSISFYADGDTVSGFHYELLHAFAHSKGLKPEITPEMSFSKRLEGVQKGTYDILANSTVVTTEYKDSLLFTRPIILNKQVLVQRKPEKENDSLYIHSQLELARKTLHLVKNSPAILRIHNLSNEIGDTIYIKEVEKYGQEQLLAMVAHGDIDYAVCDESIAKASINDFPQLDIETAISFSQFYSWGVSKHSPILLDSLNSWLNDYVKTPAFKLLRKKYYNN is encoded by the coding sequence ATGAAAAAATATCTGAAATACGTTCTGATGGGTATCCTTGCAGCAACCCTATCCTCCATCTTCTTCAAAAAGAAAACGGAGGCTGAAACCAGTCTGCCCCGCGATTATGCAGAAATAGCGGCATCGGGAATCCTGCGTGCTGTTACCGAGTACAACTCAATCAGTTTTTATGCCGACGGCGACACCGTTTCCGGTTTCCACTACGAACTGCTCCATGCTTTTGCACACAGCAAAGGACTGAAACCGGAAATCACTCCCGAAATGAGCTTTTCCAAAAGACTGGAAGGCGTACAAAAAGGAACATACGATATATTGGCCAACAGCACGGTAGTTACCACAGAATACAAAGACTCCCTGTTGTTTACCCGCCCCATTATACTGAACAAACAAGTACTGGTACAGCGTAAACCCGAAAAAGAAAACGATAGTCTGTACATTCACAGCCAGTTGGAACTAGCCCGCAAGACCCTTCATCTAGTCAAAAACTCACCTGCCATTCTGCGCATACATAATTTAAGTAACGAAATAGGTGATACCATCTATATCAAAGAAGTGGAGAAATACGGACAAGAACAATTACTGGCCATGGTAGCACATGGTGACATAGACTATGCCGTATGCGACGAGAGCATTGCCAAAGCTTCCATCAATGATTTTCCACAATTGGATATAGAAACAGCCATCAGCTTCTCACAATTCTATTCATGGGGAGTAAGCAAACATTCTCCAATATTGCTTGACAGCCTGAATTCCTGGTTAAATGATTACGTCAAGACTCCTGCATTCAAACTGTTGCGCAAGAAATATTACAATAACTGA
- a CDS encoding putative porin, with translation MKRIFSIIFLLFLCFHTSLMAQRTMNTLNNQFGSSASGLNRDQYDRNGNPIDTTAVVDASTIPIGLYSWKVDSRFGNVTYIPVDTLQHAFQNSNDMGGYTGQYNYLGNLGSPRLSRIFFDRRDPSQYFFTDPYDFCVQRPEDVIFTNTLSPFTNLTYYKGGGSRDGEERFKSYFAINANKRLGFGFYIDYLYGRGLYQDQSTAFFNGGLFSSYRGDKYDMHFIFNNDNLKMAENGGITDDRYITNPLDMAEGKKEYSANEIPTRLSQIWNHNTSYHAFLTHRYNLGFYKEKQDSVDTDSVKITQVFVPVTSFIHTLQVDLNNRKYISYDDAQNQKYFEHNYLGTDSIDKTKRTSIKNTIGIALQEGFNKWAKAGLTAFLSYEYRNFALTDTTNIPGQRIINNYKESSLSIGGELSKKQGKLLHYNILGELAIAGEDAGQFSVEGRGDLNLRLFGDTVRLDVNAFIKNQNPVFYFRHFQSKHYWWDNNDLSKIMRTRLEGKLSLDRWGTQLRAGVENIKNYTYLANTSIPVKDSEGNVTGFKNNAAVRQHSGNIQIFTAMLQQKLKVGIFHLDGEVAYQKSSEQDILPLPELSAYGNLYMKFGLAKKVLQIEMGADVRYFSKYYAPDYSPVIGQFYNQNPNDKIEIGAFPIVNVYANLHLKRTRFFIMMYHVNAGSGKSNYFLAPHYPINPRMIKFGLSWNFFD, from the coding sequence ATGAAAAGAATATTCTCTATTATTTTTTTATTATTCCTGTGCTTCCATACTTCCTTGATGGCACAGCGGACAATGAATACCCTGAACAACCAGTTCGGTTCCTCAGCAAGCGGACTGAACAGAGATCAATATGACCGTAACGGAAACCCCATAGACACGACAGCCGTAGTAGATGCCAGCACAATCCCCATCGGACTGTACTCATGGAAAGTGGACAGTCGTTTTGGCAATGTCACTTATATCCCCGTAGATACCTTGCAGCACGCTTTCCAAAACTCAAATGACATGGGCGGCTATACCGGACAATACAATTACCTGGGAAATTTGGGCTCCCCCCGCCTCTCACGCATCTTTTTTGACCGTCGGGACCCCAGCCAATACTTTTTCACCGACCCATACGACTTTTGCGTACAACGTCCGGAAGATGTCATATTCACCAATACACTTTCTCCATTCACAAACCTGACCTATTACAAAGGAGGAGGCAGCCGTGACGGAGAAGAACGTTTCAAATCCTATTTTGCCATCAATGCAAACAAAAGGCTAGGGTTCGGATTCTACATAGATTACCTGTATGGCCGGGGGCTTTATCAAGATCAGTCCACAGCCTTCTTCAACGGTGGCCTGTTCTCCAGCTACCGGGGAGATAAATATGACATGCATTTCATATTCAACAACGATAACTTGAAGATGGCAGAAAACGGAGGTATCACGGACGACCGGTATATCACCAACCCGCTGGATATGGCAGAAGGCAAAAAAGAATATTCCGCCAACGAAATCCCAACCCGACTGAGTCAGATATGGAATCACAACACCAGCTACCATGCCTTCCTGACACATCGTTACAACCTAGGGTTCTATAAAGAAAAACAGGACAGTGTGGATACGGACTCTGTAAAAATAACGCAGGTATTTGTTCCTGTCACAAGCTTCATACATACACTACAAGTAGACTTGAACAATCGCAAATACATCTCATACGATGACGCACAGAATCAGAAGTATTTTGAACATAACTATCTGGGGACCGACTCTATAGACAAGACGAAGCGTACATCCATCAAAAACACCATTGGCATTGCTTTACAAGAAGGATTCAACAAATGGGCAAAAGCCGGACTTACCGCCTTTTTAAGTTATGAATACCGAAACTTCGCCTTGACCGACACAACAAACATACCGGGACAACGCATTATCAACAACTATAAGGAAAGTTCACTCTCCATTGGCGGCGAACTATCCAAAAAACAAGGAAAACTATTACATTACAATATCCTAGGAGAATTAGCCATAGCCGGTGAAGACGCAGGACAATTCAGCGTAGAAGGCAGAGGGGATCTGAATCTCCGTTTATTCGGAGATACGGTGAGACTGGATGTAAATGCATTCATCAAGAACCAGAACCCCGTATTCTATTTCAGGCATTTCCAGTCCAAACATTACTGGTGGGACAACAACGATTTATCCAAAATAATGAGAACCCGCCTGGAAGGAAAACTAAGTCTGGACAGATGGGGAACCCAGCTGCGTGCCGGAGTGGAAAATATAAAGAATTACACTTATCTGGCCAATACCAGCATACCGGTAAAAGACAGTGAAGGAAATGTCACCGGTTTCAAGAACAATGCAGCCGTAAGACAACACTCCGGCAACATACAAATATTCACTGCAATGTTGCAACAAAAATTAAAAGTAGGAATTTTTCATCTCGACGGTGAAGTAGCCTATCAAAAATCAAGTGAGCAAGACATTCTACCCTTACCGGAATTGTCGGCTTACGGCAACTTGTACATGAAATTCGGTCTCGCCAAAAAAGTACTCCAGATAGAAATGGGAGCAGATGTGCGTTATTTCAGTAAATATTACGCGCCAGACTACTCCCCCGTCATCGGACAATTCTATAACCAGAATCCTAATGACAAAATCGAGATAGGAGCTTTTCCGATAGTCAACGTCTATGCCAACCTGCATTTAAAACGTACCCGCTTCTTTATTATGATGTATCATGTCAATGCCGGTTCGGGAAAATCCAATTACTTCCTGGCGCCACACTACCCAATCAATCCGCGAATGATAAAGTTCGGCCTTTCATGGAATTTCTTTGATTGA
- a CDS encoding 2-oxoacid:acceptor oxidoreductase family protein gives MKQEIIIAGFGGQGVLSMGKILAYSGLMEDKEVTWMPAYGPEQRGGTANVTVIVSDERISSPILSQYDTAIILNQPSLEKFEGKIKPGGILIYDGYGIIEPPTRRDIQIYRIDAMDAANEKGMAKTFNMIVLGGLLKLRPVVSIESVIKALRKTLPERHHHLIPMNEEAIRIGMEIIKPQ, from the coding sequence ATGAAACAGGAAATCATTATAGCAGGATTCGGCGGTCAGGGTGTGCTATCCATGGGTAAGATACTTGCCTATTCCGGACTGATGGAAGACAAGGAAGTAACCTGGATGCCGGCATACGGTCCCGAACAACGGGGAGGAACCGCTAACGTAACGGTGATTGTCAGTGATGAACGCATCTCTTCACCCATTCTCAGCCAATATGACACAGCCATCATACTGAACCAACCCTCATTGGAAAAGTTTGAAGGCAAAATTAAACCAGGTGGTATTCTCATTTATGACGGATACGGAATCATCGAGCCTCCGACACGTAGGGACATACAAATCTATCGTATTGACGCAATGGATGCCGCCAACGAAAAAGGAATGGCAAAGACCTTCAACATGATTGTCTTAGGAGGCTTGCTAAAACTACGTCCCGTAGTATCCATTGAAAGTGTAATAAAAGCTTTACGCAAAACATTACCCGAACGTCACCATCATCTGATACCGATGAATGAAGAAGCCATCCGAATCGGAATGGAGATTATTAAACCTCAGTAA
- a CDS encoding thiamine pyrophosphate-dependent enzyme, which translates to MTKEEIIKPENLVYKKPTLMNDNPMHYCPGCSHGVVHKLIAEVIEEMGMEDKTIGVSPVGCAVFAYNYLDIDWQEAAHGRAPAVATAIKRLWPGRLVFTYQGDGDLACIGTAETIHALNRGENITIIFINNAIYGMTGGQMAPTTLVGMKTATCPYGRDVAIHGYPLKMTEIAATLEGTAYVTRQSVHTVPAIRKAKKAIRKAFENSMNGKGSNLVEIVSTCNSGWKMTPQASNDWMVEHMFPFYPLGDLKNKE; encoded by the coding sequence ATGACAAAAGAAGAAATCATAAAACCCGAAAACCTGGTTTATAAGAAACCGACACTGATGAATGACAATCCGATGCATTATTGCCCCGGATGCAGCCACGGTGTGGTTCACAAGTTAATAGCCGAAGTTATTGAAGAAATGGGCATGGAAGATAAGACAATCGGTGTGTCACCAGTAGGATGTGCCGTATTTGCATACAATTATCTAGACATCGATTGGCAAGAAGCCGCCCACGGACGCGCACCAGCCGTAGCTACCGCCATTAAGCGTTTATGGCCCGGACGTCTGGTATTTACCTACCAAGGAGATGGTGACTTGGCATGTATCGGTACTGCCGAAACTATCCATGCTTTAAATCGTGGTGAAAACATTACTATCATCTTTATCAACAATGCCATTTATGGAATGACCGGTGGGCAAATGGCTCCTACCACTCTGGTTGGCATGAAAACAGCCACCTGCCCCTATGGTCGTGATGTAGCCATTCACGGCTATCCGCTGAAAATGACAGAAATTGCCGCCACTTTGGAAGGCACCGCCTACGTTACCCGCCAGTCCGTACATACAGTTCCCGCCATCCGCAAAGCCAAAAAGGCTATCCGCAAGGCATTTGAAAATTCAATGAATGGCAAAGGTTCTAATTTGGTGGAAATTGTATCGACTTGTAATTCCGGTTGGAAAATGACTCCGCAAGCATCCAATGACTGGATGGTGGAACACATGTTCCCTTTCTATCCGCTGGGTGATTTGAAAAATAAAGAATAA
- a CDS encoding 3-methyl-2-oxobutanoate dehydrogenase subunit VorB yields the protein MAEEVVLMKGNEAIAHAAIRIGVDGYFGYPITPQSEILETLAEEKPWETTGMVVLQAESEVAAINMVYGGAASGKMVMTSSSSPGVSLKQEGISYIAGAELPCLIVNVMRGGPGLGTIQPSQADYFQTVKGGGHGDYRLIALAPASVQEMADFVGIAFDLAFKYRNPAIILADGVIGQMMEKVVLPEQRTRLTDEEVIARCPWATTGRTHHRTPNIITSLELDPAEMEKRNIHLQKKYAEIEENEVRFEELHCEDAEYLIVAFGSCARIAQKAMEMAREEGIKVGLLRPITLWPFPSKAIAARAAQVKGILTVELNAGQMVEDVRLAVKCKVPVEHFGRLGGIVPDPDEVITALKEKLIK from the coding sequence ATGGCAGAAGAAGTCGTTTTAATGAAGGGAAATGAAGCCATAGCCCACGCCGCCATCCGTATCGGAGTAGACGGTTACTTTGGCTATCCCATCACTCCCCAATCGGAAATATTGGAAACTCTGGCCGAAGAGAAACCTTGGGAAACTACCGGTATGGTGGTGTTACAGGCAGAAAGTGAAGTCGCAGCAATCAACATGGTATATGGCGGTGCAGCAAGCGGTAAAATGGTAATGACCTCATCCTCCAGTCCCGGCGTTAGTTTAAAGCAGGAAGGCATCTCGTACATTGCCGGTGCCGAACTCCCCTGCCTGATTGTCAATGTCATGCGCGGAGGTCCCGGATTAGGAACCATCCAACCTAGTCAGGCCGACTATTTCCAAACAGTGAAAGGTGGCGGTCACGGAGACTATCGTCTCATAGCCCTGGCACCTGCATCAGTACAGGAAATGGCAGATTTCGTAGGTATAGCTTTTGATTTGGCTTTCAAATACCGCAATCCCGCCATTATTCTAGCAGATGGCGTTATCGGGCAGATGATGGAAAAAGTAGTATTACCCGAACAGCGCACACGCCTGACAGATGAAGAAGTCATTGCCCGTTGTCCGTGGGCCACTACCGGCAGAACCCACCACCGTACCCCCAACATCATTACCTCATTAGAACTCGATCCTGCCGAAATGGAAAAGCGCAATATTCATCTTCAGAAAAAATATGCAGAAATAGAAGAGAATGAAGTACGCTTCGAAGAACTTCACTGCGAAGATGCAGAATATTTGATCGTAGCTTTCGGCTCTTGCGCCCGCATTGCCCAAAAGGCAATGGAAATGGCTCGGGAAGAAGGCATCAAAGTTGGTTTGCTCCGTCCTATTACCCTATGGCCGTTCCCGTCGAAAGCTATTGCAGCACGCGCCGCACAGGTAAAAGGTATCCTCACTGTAGAATTGAACGCCGGACAAATGGTAGAAGATGTCCGTCTGGCTGTAAAATGTAAAGTGCCTGTAGAACACTTCGGACGTCTGGGTGGTATTGTCCCCGATCCGGATGAAGTAATCACTGCACTGAAAGAGAAACTAATAAAATAA
- a CDS encoding indolepyruvate ferredoxin oxidoreductase subunit alpha, which yields MAKIKGAIVVDTERCKGCNLCVVACPLHVIALNAKQVNKKGYTFAHQVLEDTCNGCASCATVCPDGCITVYKVKQQ from the coding sequence ATGGCAAAGATTAAAGGTGCTATTGTAGTAGACACAGAGCGTTGCAAAGGTTGCAATCTATGTGTAGTGGCATGTCCGCTACATGTAATCGCGCTCAATGCCAAACAAGTGAATAAAAAAGGATACACATTCGCCCACCAGGTATTAGAGGATACCTGCAATGGTTGCGCATCATGTGCCACAGTCTGTCCGGACGGATGCATTACTGTGTATAAAGTAAAACAACAATAA
- a CDS encoding tetratricopeptide repeat protein codes for MRQSCLMTEELQDIKTLIEQGDTERAIHALTNFIRNDAHVNDEPYYLLGNAYRKMGNWQQALNNYLEAIERNPESPAVSARDMIMNILNFYNKDMYNQ; via the coding sequence ATGAGACAATCATGCCTTATGACGGAAGAATTACAGGACATAAAGACACTTATCGAACAGGGTGATACGGAGAGAGCTATTCATGCGCTAACTAATTTCATCCGAAACGATGCGCACGTCAACGATGAACCCTATTACTTACTGGGTAACGCCTACCGCAAAATGGGAAACTGGCAACAAGCTTTGAACAATTATTTGGAAGCCATCGAGCGTAATCCGGAAAGTCCCGCCGTTTCCGCCCGTGACATGATTATGAATATTCTGAATTTCTATAACAAAGACATGTATAATCAATAA